The following proteins are co-located in the Planococcus plakortidis genome:
- a CDS encoding cytochrome c oxidase subunit I encodes MSSNSQKKGFGATIWDYLTTVDHKKIAILYLISGGFFFLVGGVEAMLIRIQLMKAGNDFLSAGTYNEVLTMHGTTMIFLAAMPILLAFMNAVSPLQIGARDVAFPFLNSLGFWLFFFGGVFLNLSWFLGGAPDAGWTNYASLALASEGHGIDFYSLGLTISGFGTLIAGINFLVTIINMRAPGMTYMRMPLFTWTTFVASALILLAFPPLTVGIFFMVFDRLFGANFFDVTMGGNTIIWEHFFWIFGHPEVYILILPAFGIFSEIFAIFSRKRLFGYTALVFATILIGFYGFMVWAHHMFTVGLGPTANAVFALATMIIAVPTGIKIFNWLLTIWGGSISFTVPMIYAVAFIPSFVAGGVTGVMQAIAPLDYQLHDSYFIVAHFHYVIVGGVVLAILAGTHLYWPKMFGTMLSEKLGKWTFWFFFIGFHLTFFIQHFLGLMGMPRRVYTFGADQGWDLFNAISSAGALFMAIGVIILLVNVVMTVAKNERVGNDPWGDGRTLEWAIPSPPPFYNFAQTPLVRGLDPYWIEKMEGNKEGMVYAEPLGDIHMPNGSFIPFVISLGMFIASFGAMYFMDDKAWALPVLIGGLAITFGSMLVRSLKDDLGFHVTKEELIADHERIQREARALEGGKKGGLK; translated from the coding sequence GTGAGTTCTAACTCTCAGAAAAAGGGTTTCGGCGCTACAATATGGGACTACTTGACAACGGTAGACCATAAGAAAATCGCGATCCTTTACTTGATCTCCGGCGGATTCTTCTTCCTAGTCGGCGGCGTGGAAGCGATGTTGATCCGGATTCAGCTGATGAAAGCCGGAAACGATTTCCTTAGTGCCGGAACATACAACGAAGTTTTAACAATGCATGGAACGACCATGATCTTCCTTGCGGCCATGCCAATCCTCTTGGCATTCATGAACGCCGTCTCGCCTTTGCAAATCGGCGCGCGTGATGTTGCGTTTCCTTTCCTGAACTCACTTGGGTTCTGGCTATTCTTCTTCGGGGGCGTATTCCTGAACCTTTCATGGTTCCTAGGCGGGGCACCGGATGCAGGATGGACAAACTACGCTTCTTTGGCGCTTGCCTCTGAAGGCCACGGAATCGATTTCTATTCACTCGGTTTGACGATCTCCGGTTTCGGTACATTGATCGCGGGGATTAACTTCCTTGTTACGATCATCAATATGCGTGCCCCGGGTATGACCTACATGAGAATGCCGCTTTTCACTTGGACGACTTTCGTAGCGTCCGCGTTGATTCTCTTGGCATTCCCTCCACTGACTGTCGGGATCTTCTTCATGGTATTCGACCGTTTGTTCGGGGCTAATTTCTTTGATGTAACGATGGGCGGTAACACGATCATCTGGGAGCACTTCTTCTGGATTTTCGGTCACCCGGAAGTTTACATCTTGATTTTGCCGGCGTTCGGTATTTTCTCTGAAATCTTTGCGATTTTCTCGCGCAAACGCCTATTCGGTTATACCGCTTTGGTCTTTGCGACAATCCTGATCGGTTTCTACGGCTTCATGGTCTGGGCACACCACATGTTTACAGTTGGTCTTGGGCCGACAGCTAACGCGGTATTCGCCCTCGCAACGATGATCATCGCAGTTCCGACAGGGATCAAGATCTTTAACTGGCTACTTACGATCTGGGGAGGAAGCATTTCTTTCACAGTACCGATGATTTACGCTGTTGCGTTTATCCCGTCATTCGTTGCCGGTGGGGTAACAGGTGTCATGCAGGCGATTGCGCCGCTTGATTACCAGCTTCACGATTCTTACTTCATCGTTGCCCACTTCCATTACGTAATCGTCGGTGGTGTCGTATTGGCTATCCTGGCAGGTACGCACTTGTACTGGCCGAAAATGTTCGGTACGATGTTAAGCGAAAAACTCGGAAAGTGGACATTCTGGTTCTTCTTCATCGGATTCCATTTGACATTCTTTATCCAGCATTTCCTCGGCCTAATGGGCATGCCTCGCCGTGTTTACACGTTCGGAGCAGATCAAGGCTGGGATCTATTTAACGCAATCAGCTCGGCAGGTGCTTTGTTCATGGCGATCGGTGTCATCATCCTTCTCGTCAACGTCGTCATGACGGTTGCGAAGAATGAGCGCGTCGGAAATGACCCATGGGGCGACGGCCGTACACTTGAATGGGCGATCCCGTCACCACCGCCATTCTATAACTTTGCACAAACACCGCTTGTCCGTGGACTTGACCCGTATTGGATCGAGAAAATGGAAGGCAATAAAGAAGGCATGGTCTACGCAGAACCACTCGGCGACATCCACATGCCGAACGGTTCATTCATTCCTTTCGTCATCTCTCTTGGGATGTTCATCGCATCATTCGGTGCCATGTACTTCATGGACGATAAAGCATGGGCGCTGCCGGTATTGATCGGCGGTCTTGCGATTACATTCGGTTCAATGCTCGTCCGTTCATTGAAAGATGACCTTGGTTTCCATGTAACGAAAGAAGAATTGATTGCGGACCATGAACGCATTCAAAGAGAAGCGAGAGCGCTGGAAGGAGGCAAAAAAGGTGGACTTAAATAA
- the coxB gene encoding cytochrome c oxidase subunit II, with protein MMKGPKKWRLFALMTALLVFLSGCGREEISTLIPAGKVAQDQFNLLILSSIVMLFVIIVVTIIYVLAIVKFRRSKVGEDMIPEQVEGSARLEFIWTAIPIVLLLILAVPTVYATFDLADVTAMDATDEEGAAENLTVNVTGKLYWWEFEYPEQEIITAQELVVPTGERVYFNLIAADVKHSFWIPSVGGKLDVNPENVNTFYLEFDKESSELEEGVYFGKCAELCGPSHALMDFKVKTLNREDFDAWVAAMQEEQAAPTETVAQEGQEIFEQSCIACHATNAAGAAPGVGPNLTTFGDRNTIAGFMEHDEETLKNWIADPQQYKPGNLMPNPEEINNGEPFSDQELDALAAYLMSLKVEE; from the coding sequence ATGATGAAAGGACCTAAGAAATGGCGCCTCTTCGCATTGATGACCGCATTGCTTGTTTTTCTTTCAGGCTGTGGGCGTGAAGAGATCTCGACGCTGATACCGGCTGGTAAGGTCGCCCAAGATCAGTTCAACTTGCTGATTTTGTCTTCCATTGTCATGTTATTCGTTATCATCGTCGTCACTATCATCTATGTATTGGCAATTGTTAAATTCCGCCGTTCAAAAGTAGGGGAGGATATGATCCCTGAACAAGTTGAAGGAAGCGCGCGTCTTGAGTTTATCTGGACAGCGATTCCAATCGTCCTGCTTTTAATCCTCGCTGTTCCGACGGTCTATGCAACATTCGACTTGGCTGATGTCACGGCGATGGACGCAACGGACGAAGAAGGTGCGGCTGAGAACTTGACGGTCAATGTTACCGGTAAGCTTTACTGGTGGGAATTCGAGTATCCTGAACAGGAGATCATCACTGCACAGGAACTGGTCGTCCCGACTGGCGAACGCGTCTACTTCAACTTGATTGCCGCAGACGTTAAGCACTCGTTCTGGATCCCTTCTGTCGGCGGTAAACTCGACGTCAACCCTGAAAACGTCAACACGTTCTATCTGGAATTCGACAAGGAATCTTCAGAACTTGAAGAAGGCGTTTACTTCGGTAAATGCGCCGAGCTTTGCGGGCCATCCCACGCTTTGATGGATTTCAAGGTCAAGACGCTTAACCGCGAAGACTTTGATGCATGGGTAGCTGCAATGCAGGAAGAACAAGCTGCGCCTACAGAAACTGTTGCTCAAGAAGGACAGGAAATCTTCGAGCAAAGCTGTATCGCCTGCCACGCAACTAATGCAGCAGGAGCAGCTCCTGGAGTAGGGCCAAACCTTACAACATTCGGCGACCGCAATACAATCGCCGGCTTCATGGAACATGATGAAGAAACACTGAAAAACTGGATTGCTGACCCTCAGCAATACAAGCCAGGCAACTTGATGCCTAATCCAGAAGAAATCAACAATGGAGAACCATTCTCTGATCAAGAGCTCGATGCGCTTGCAGCATACTTGATGAGCTTGAAAGTTGAAGAGTAA
- the cyoE gene encoding heme o synthase, with the protein MSNGRSLPAEPTDAVESSTFTKDFLALIKIGIVNSNLITVFTGLWLAFQFSDKNFLDHMDILVYTIVGSALIIAGSAAMNNYIDTDIDPLMASKKARPTVTGRFKPSAVLALAISFIVIGELFLFSASVSAGLFGIAGILAYVVLYSMWSKRKHVGNTIVGSISGAIPPLIGWAAVEPTLGTGAWALFLIMFIWQPPHFYALAMKRTEEYRAANIPMLPVVKGFHRTKKSMLAWVLLLFPLPFLLMELGIGFIILATALNIGWLVLAIRGFKAADDLKWAKKMFIYSLNYMTILFVSMIIFAVFA; encoded by the coding sequence ATGTCAAACGGCCGGTCTTTGCCTGCAGAACCGACCGATGCTGTAGAATCGAGCACGTTCACTAAAGATTTTCTGGCACTTATTAAGATTGGGATCGTCAATTCCAATTTAATTACCGTCTTTACGGGACTTTGGCTCGCTTTCCAGTTTTCGGATAAGAATTTCCTGGACCATATGGATATTCTCGTCTATACCATCGTCGGTTCGGCATTGATCATTGCAGGGTCTGCGGCGATGAATAATTATATCGACACAGATATCGACCCGTTGATGGCCAGCAAGAAAGCCCGCCCGACAGTTACGGGCAGGTTCAAGCCATCTGCTGTCTTGGCACTCGCCATTTCTTTCATTGTTATAGGCGAACTCTTTTTGTTTTCCGCTTCTGTTTCAGCAGGTCTGTTTGGAATCGCCGGCATCTTGGCCTATGTCGTTCTTTACTCGATGTGGTCGAAGAGAAAGCATGTCGGCAATACGATCGTCGGCAGCATTTCCGGCGCAATCCCGCCTTTAATCGGCTGGGCTGCGGTGGAGCCGACGCTCGGCACGGGCGCGTGGGCGCTGTTTCTGATTATGTTCATCTGGCAGCCGCCGCATTTTTATGCGCTTGCGATGAAACGGACGGAAGAGTATCGGGCCGCAAATATTCCGATGCTTCCGGTGGTCAAAGGATTCCACCGGACAAAGAAATCGATGCTTGCATGGGTTTTACTGCTTTTCCCATTGCCGTTCCTGCTTATGGAACTTGGGATAGGCTTCATCATCTTAGCGACAGCGTTGAATATCGGATGGCTTGTTCTGGCGATTCGTGGTTTCAAGGCAGCGGATGATTTGAAATGGGCGAAGAAAATGTTCATCTATTCGTTGAACTATATGACGATCCTATTTGTCTCGATGATCATTTTCGCTGTATTCGCCTAA
- the pyc gene encoding pyruvate carboxylase, protein MKEINKILVANRGEIAIRIFRACTELNLRTVAIYSQEDSGSFHRYKADESYLVGKGKKPIDAYLDIEDIIRIAKDSGVDAIHPGYGFLSENVHFARRCEEEGIIFIGPTSRHLDMFGDKVKAREQAIAAGIPVIPGTDGPAESLAEVEAFAGQAGFPLMIKASLGGGGRGMRIVKDAEELASAYERAKSEAKAAFGSDEMYVEKFVDQPKHIEVQILGDAEGNIIHLYERDCSIQRRHQKVVEIAPSNSISSSLRNEICDAAVKLMRNIDYINAGTVEFLVAGDDFYFIEVNPRIQVEHTITEMVTGIDIVHAQIHIARGHALHSEAIGIPKQEDIPLFGFAIQSRVTTEDPLNDFMPDAGKLMVYRSGGGFGVRLDAGNGFQGAVISPYYDSLLVKVSTWATTFKEAAAKMDRNLQEFRIRGIKTNIPFLENVVKHPNFINGDFNTSFIDNTPELFKFPVRQDRGTKLLSYIGNVTVNGFPGIEKKKKPIHAAPRKPEIDIVTEVPSGTKQILDERGPEGLAKWILEQDDVLLTDTTLRDAHQSLLATRMRSHDMFAVAKETARLQSDLFSMEMWGGATFDVSYRFLKEDPWQRLIKLREDIPNVLFQMLFRGANAVGYKNYPDNVIREFARTSAEAGIDVFRIFDSLNWIKGMEVAIDEVRNSGKVAEAAICYTGDILDPSRDKYTVQYYKDMAKELEAAGAHILAIKDMAGLLKPEAAYRLVSELKDTVSLPIHLHTHDTSGNGIYLYSKAIEAGVDIVDTALGTMAGLTSQPSANSLYYAMSGGKRNIKADIGSLETMSHYWEDVRKYYSDFESGMNSPHSEIYVHEMPGGQYSNLQQQAKAVGLGMRWEEVKEMYSRVNMLFGDVVKVTPSSKVVGDMALFMVQNELDEKTVLTRGENIDFPESVIEFFEGYIGQPHGGFPKELQKVILKGREPITVRPGELLEPADFEAIREKLFERLQRPVTSHEVLAYALYPKVFEEYSVTNQTFGDVSVLDTLTFLYGMRLSEEIEVEIEKGKTLMIKLVSIGEPQKDGTRIIYFELNGQPREISIQDMTVETDSAAKSKADPTKENHIAATMPGTVLKVVGEKGLKVKRGDHLLVTEAMKMETTVQAPFDGTIQEIYVTAGDGISTGDLLIEMEPK, encoded by the coding sequence GTGAAAGAGATTAACAAGATCTTAGTAGCCAACCGCGGAGAAATCGCAATTCGGATCTTCCGCGCCTGTACAGAACTGAATCTTCGGACAGTTGCGATCTATTCGCAGGAAGACAGCGGTTCGTTTCATCGTTACAAAGCTGACGAATCGTATTTAGTCGGCAAGGGCAAAAAGCCGATCGATGCTTATCTGGACATTGAAGACATCATCCGCATCGCCAAAGACTCAGGGGTGGATGCCATTCACCCAGGGTATGGATTCTTATCCGAAAACGTGCATTTTGCGCGGCGCTGTGAAGAAGAAGGCATTATATTCATCGGGCCGACATCACGCCATCTCGATATGTTCGGCGATAAAGTCAAGGCCCGTGAACAGGCGATCGCGGCAGGCATCCCTGTCATTCCGGGAACTGACGGCCCTGCCGAATCACTGGCAGAAGTGGAAGCGTTTGCCGGGCAAGCAGGATTCCCATTGATGATCAAAGCCTCACTCGGTGGCGGCGGGCGCGGCATGCGCATCGTGAAAGACGCTGAGGAACTGGCATCGGCTTACGAACGGGCGAAATCCGAAGCGAAAGCTGCTTTCGGTTCCGACGAAATGTATGTGGAAAAATTCGTAGACCAACCGAAACATATCGAAGTGCAAATCCTCGGGGATGCAGAAGGCAATATCATTCATTTATATGAACGTGATTGCTCGATCCAGCGCCGCCACCAAAAAGTGGTGGAAATTGCACCTTCAAACTCTATCAGCAGCAGCTTGCGCAATGAAATTTGCGATGCAGCTGTGAAACTCATGAGAAATATCGATTACATAAATGCAGGAACCGTCGAGTTTCTGGTAGCGGGCGATGACTTTTATTTCATCGAAGTCAATCCCCGTATCCAAGTGGAGCACACGATCACGGAAATGGTGACGGGGATCGATATCGTCCATGCACAGATTCATATCGCGCGTGGGCATGCGCTCCACAGTGAAGCGATCGGCATCCCGAAACAAGAGGATATCCCGTTGTTCGGTTTTGCCATCCAATCCCGTGTGACGACTGAAGACCCATTGAACGACTTCATGCCGGATGCCGGGAAACTGATGGTTTACCGTTCAGGCGGCGGATTTGGCGTGCGCTTGGATGCCGGCAACGGGTTCCAGGGAGCGGTCATTTCCCCTTATTATGATTCACTGCTCGTAAAAGTGTCGACTTGGGCGACAACGTTCAAAGAAGCCGCGGCGAAAATGGACCGCAACTTGCAGGAATTCCGGATACGCGGAATCAAAACGAATATCCCGTTCCTTGAAAATGTGGTGAAACATCCAAATTTCATCAACGGAGACTTTAACACCAGCTTTATCGACAACACGCCTGAACTGTTTAAGTTCCCGGTGCGTCAAGACCGTGGAACGAAATTGCTCAGCTATATCGGCAATGTGACGGTGAATGGCTTCCCTGGGATCGAAAAGAAAAAGAAACCGATTCATGCGGCCCCGCGCAAACCGGAAATCGACATCGTCACGGAAGTTCCATCCGGCACGAAACAGATTCTCGATGAACGCGGGCCGGAGGGCTTGGCGAAATGGATCCTTGAACAAGATGACGTGCTATTGACAGATACCACGTTGCGTGATGCCCATCAATCACTGCTTGCGACGCGCATGCGTTCACATGATATGTTTGCGGTCGCAAAAGAAACGGCCCGCCTCCAAAGCGATTTGTTCTCGATGGAGATGTGGGGAGGCGCGACATTCGATGTGTCCTACCGCTTCCTGAAGGAAGATCCGTGGCAGCGCCTCATCAAATTGCGTGAAGACATTCCGAATGTGCTGTTCCAGATGCTGTTCCGCGGCGCCAATGCCGTCGGCTATAAAAACTATCCGGATAACGTCATCCGTGAGTTTGCCCGGACCTCGGCTGAAGCCGGAATCGATGTCTTCCGCATCTTCGATAGCCTCAACTGGATCAAAGGGATGGAAGTCGCGATTGATGAAGTCCGGAACTCCGGAAAAGTTGCGGAAGCGGCGATTTGCTATACAGGGGACATTCTAGACCCGAGCCGTGATAAATACACGGTTCAATACTATAAAGATATGGCGAAAGAGCTGGAAGCAGCAGGCGCCCATATCCTGGCCATCAAAGACATGGCCGGATTGCTTAAGCCGGAAGCGGCATACCGCCTCGTGTCGGAGCTGAAGGATACGGTGTCCTTGCCGATCCATTTGCACACACACGATACGAGCGGCAACGGCATCTACCTTTATTCCAAAGCGATCGAAGCAGGTGTCGATATCGTCGATACGGCACTCGGCACGATGGCGGGGCTCACCTCGCAGCCAAGCGCCAACTCATTGTATTATGCGATGAGCGGTGGCAAGCGGAACATCAAAGCCGATATCGGGTCTCTTGAAACGATGTCCCATTATTGGGAAGATGTCCGAAAATACTACAGCGATTTCGAAAGCGGCATGAACAGCCCGCATTCCGAAATCTATGTCCACGAAATGCCGGGCGGGCAGTACAGCAACCTGCAGCAGCAGGCAAAAGCGGTCGGCCTTGGCATGCGCTGGGAAGAAGTGAAGGAAATGTATTCCCGCGTCAACATGTTATTCGGCGATGTCGTGAAAGTCACGCCGTCTTCGAAAGTCGTAGGGGACATGGCATTATTCATGGTCCAGAACGAACTGGATGAAAAGACGGTGCTGACGCGCGGGGAGAACATCGATTTCCCTGAATCGGTCATCGAATTCTTCGAAGGTTATATCGGCCAGCCGCACGGCGGCTTCCCGAAAGAGTTGCAGAAAGTGATCCTGAAAGGGCGCGAACCGATTACCGTGCGCCCTGGTGAACTGCTTGAACCTGCAGACTTCGAGGCCATCCGTGAGAAACTGTTCGAGCGCCTGCAGCGTCCGGTCACCAGCCACGAAGTGTTGGCTTATGCGCTATACCCGAAAGTGTTCGAAGAGTACAGCGTGACAAACCAGACCTTCGGGGATGTATCGGTTCTCGATACATTGACCTTCCTCTACGGCATGCGCCTGAGCGAAGAAATCGAAGTCGAGATCGAAAAAGGAAAGACCTTGATGATCAAGCTTGTGTCGATCGGCGAACCGCAAAAAGACGGCACGCGCATCATCTACTTTGAATTGAACGGCCAGCCACGTGAAATCAGCATCCAGGATATGACGGTTGAAACCGATTCGGCGGCTAAATCGAAAGCTGACCCGACGAAAGAAAACCATATTGCAGCGACGATGCCTGGTACTGTCCTGAAAGTTGTCGGTGAAAAAGGATTGAAAGTGAAACGCGGCGACCACTTGCTCGTCACAGAAGCGATGAAGATGGAGACGACCGTCCAGGCACCATTTGACGGAACCATCCAGGAAATCTATGTGACAGCTGGCGATGGCATTTCAACAGGCGATTTGCTCATTGAAATGGAGCCGAAATAA
- a CDS encoding FtsW/RodA/SpoVE family cell cycle protein — MKSYIKKYGKYIDYPLLFTYLALTVFGLIMIYSSSMAWSVNYYDDSPDRFYIQQLINLAIAYPVFLLAAIFPYKHFKKKWMMASVLAVIFTGLILVHFIGFAAGGAKSWISLGFANIQPSEVAKVGLIFYLAGVFSNKYRNGSINKLNESIIPPVIILTAVLLLVFLEPDLGSMVIIGAVGLSVMAASGVRLKPFVKLAGIVIAAAAVFIVPAMMFAKDLIFTEKRMGRIDAFFNPFSDELGFGFQIVNGYLAIGSGGLSGLGLGQSIQKLGYLPEPHTDFIMSVIAEELGVLGVFVVIGGLGFIVLRGLWIAMTTSDPLARMLAAGVASMIGIQSFVNLGGLSGIIPLTGVTLPFISYGGTSVILLSLAMGVLMNVSMFNKYEKTKK; from the coding sequence ATGAAATCCTACATCAAGAAATACGGAAAATACATAGACTATCCCCTACTCTTCACTTATCTGGCCCTGACCGTTTTCGGGCTGATCATGATTTACTCCTCAAGCATGGCCTGGTCCGTGAACTATTATGATGACTCGCCGGACCGTTTCTACATACAGCAATTGATCAACCTGGCCATCGCATATCCTGTATTCCTCCTCGCGGCCATATTTCCCTATAAACATTTCAAGAAAAAATGGATGATGGCCAGCGTACTCGCGGTGATTTTCACGGGGCTCATCCTGGTCCACTTCATCGGCTTTGCGGCAGGCGGTGCGAAAAGCTGGATCAGCCTCGGTTTCGCCAATATCCAGCCATCGGAAGTCGCCAAAGTCGGCTTGATTTTCTATTTGGCAGGGGTGTTTTCCAATAAATACCGCAACGGTTCCATCAACAAATTGAACGAATCGATCATCCCGCCGGTCATCATCTTGACGGCTGTCTTGCTGTTGGTTTTCCTTGAGCCTGACTTAGGTTCGATGGTCATTATAGGGGCTGTCGGCCTATCGGTCATGGCAGCATCGGGCGTCCGCCTGAAACCGTTCGTGAAATTGGCAGGGATTGTCATTGCGGCTGCTGCCGTATTCATTGTCCCGGCGATGATGTTCGCCAAAGACCTGATTTTCACGGAAAAGCGGATGGGGCGCATCGATGCCTTCTTTAACCCGTTTTCCGATGAACTCGGGTTCGGCTTCCAGATCGTCAACGGTTATTTGGCGATCGGCTCAGGCGGGCTGAGCGGTCTCGGGCTCGGCCAATCCATCCAGAAGCTCGGCTATTTGCCCGAACCCCATACCGATTTCATTATGTCCGTCATTGCGGAAGAGCTCGGTGTCCTTGGGGTATTCGTCGTCATCGGCGGCCTTGGCTTCATTGTGCTGCGGGGATTATGGATTGCCATGACGACGAGCGATCCGCTTGCGCGCATGCTTGCCGCCGGTGTCGCAAGCATGATCGGCATCCAATCCTTTGTTAATCTCGGCGGGCTGTCAGGCATCATCCCGCTGACAGGGGTGACGCTTCCATTTATAAGCTATGGCGGAACTTCGGTAATTTTGTTATCGTTAGCTATGGGAGTATTGATGAATGTTTCCATGTTTAATAAATACGAAAAAACGAAAAAGTAA
- a CDS encoding YlaN family protein encodes MEHTEEQTYQEKALELLKADAEKIEQLIKVQMDHLTLPSCPLYEEVLDTQMFGLSREIDFAVKLGLIERETGKNLMDTLEKKLSILHDAYTNK; translated from the coding sequence ATGGAACATACAGAAGAACAGACTTATCAGGAAAAAGCGCTAGAACTCCTTAAAGCTGATGCAGAGAAAATCGAGCAATTGATCAAGGTGCAGATGGATCATCTTACATTGCCGTCCTGCCCTTTATATGAAGAAGTTCTTGATACGCAAATGTTTGGCTTATCACGGGAAATCGATTTTGCCGTCAAACTCGGCCTGATCGAACGTGAGACTGGTAAAAATTTAATGGATACGCTGGAGAAGAAACTGTCCATCCTCCACGATGCGTATACAAATAAATGA